CCGGCGTCTCTCAGTGGAACAAATGAAAAAACTTGCACAGACGCTGCAGGAAATGGGTTTTTGTGTAAAAATCGGCGGATAGAACCTATGAACGAACGAGTTGCCAAACTGCGTGCTCAAAGTGTAAACACCAAACCGTACATCAGTGCTGAACGGGCTGAACTGATTACCGATTTCTATCAGAGCGGCGTCACGATGGAGTTTTCTCCTCCGGTTGTCCGCGGCCTAGCCCTCAACTACATCATGAGCCGCAAGCACATCTGCATCAATGAAGGCGAATTAATCGTCGGCGAGCGGGGACCGGCTCCTAAAGCCACCTATACCTATCCGGAACTGTGCTGCCATACCCTCGAAGATTTCGAAATTATGGCGCGGCGCACCCGAACCTCCTTTGATGTCAGCGAGGATGTCAAAAAGGTTTATCAAGAAAAAATTATTCCCTTCTGGAAAGGCAAAACGATGCGGGAAAAGGTCTTCGCCGCAATGAGCGAAGACTGGCATCGGGCCTTTGAAGCGGGCATTTTTACCGAGTTTATGGAGCAGCGGGCGCCCGGCCATGCCATCCTCGACGACAAGATTTACCGAAAAGGTCTGCTCGACCTGCAGGATGAAATCAGCCAGTCCATCCGCAGTCTGGACTTTTACGGCGACCCGGAGGCCCACGCAAAACTCCAGGAACTCAAAGGAATGAAACTGGCAATCGATGCCGTGCTGACCCTGGCCCGCCGGTATGCCGAAAAAGCCCAGCAGCTGGCCCAGAGCGAATCCGACCCCGTCCGCAAAAAAGAGCTGGAGGAAATCGCCGCCGTCTGCCGGCATGTGCCTGCCTATGCTCCGCGAACTTTCCGAGAGGCCCTGCAGGCCTATTGGTTCGTGCATCTGGGCGTCATCACAGACCTGAACGTCTGGGACTCCTTCAATCCGGGCCGCCTCGACCAGCATCTGTATCCCTTCTACAAACGAGAGCTGGAGGCCGGAACGCTCACCCGCGAGCAGGCCAAAGAGCTGCTCCAGTGTTTCTGGATTAAGTTCAACAACCAGCCCGCCCCGCCTAAGGTCGGCATCACGGAAGAACAGAGCGGCACCTATACCGATTTTTCGCTCATCAACGTCGGCGGTGTGGACCCTCAGACCGGACAGGACGCCGTCAACGACGTTTCCTATCTGATTCTCGAGGTCGTCGAGGAAATGCAGCTCGTTCAGCCCAGCTGCTGTATCCAAATCAGCGCCAAAAACCCCGACCGATTCGTCAGACGGGCTTGTCAGGTCATTCGCACCGGTCTGGGGCAACCGTCCGTTTTTAATACGGATGTCATCATTCGCGAAATGCTCCACGACGGCAAATCGCTTTTCGATGCCCGAAGCGGCGGCCCCAGCGGCTGCGTCGAGGTGAGTGCCTTTGGAAAAGAAAGCTGCATCCTCACCGGCTACTGCAACTGGCCCAAAATCTTTGAGGTCACCCTGCATAACGGACGCGACCCGCGAACCGGCGTTCAGGTCGGCCCGAAAACCGGCGACCCGGAAACTTTTACAACTTTTGAGCAGCTGCGCGACGCCTACAAAAAGCAGCTGAATCACTTTATCAACATCAAAATCCGCGGCAACCAAATCATCGAACGGCTGTATGCAGAATGGATGCCCGCCGTTTTTATGTCCGTGCTGGTCGATGACTGCATCAAGCGGGGCAAAGACTACCACAACGGCGGCCCGCGCTACAATACAACCTACATTCAGGGCGTCGGCATCGGTACGCTCACCGATGCCCTCACGGCCGTCAAATTCCACGTCTTCGACCGCAAGACGCTCACCATGCGGACCCTCTTAAAAGCCCTCGAGGCAAACTTCGAAGGGATGGAAGACATTCAGAATCTGCTCCGGCAGGCCCCCTGCTACGGCAACGATGACGATTACGCCGACGCCGTCGCCGTCGATTTATTCAATCTATACTACGACGCCATCAACGGCAGACCCAACACCAAGGGCGGCAAATACCGCATTAACCTCCTGCCGACCACGGTCCACATCTATTTTGGGCAGGTTACCGGTGCCCTGCCCAACGGACGCAAGGCCGGTCTGCCTCTGTCCGACGGCATCTCCCCCAGTCAGGGAGCCGACACCCACGGCCCGACCTCCGTTCTCAAATCCGCCGCCAAACTCGACCATGCTCGAACCGGCGGCACCCTGCTCAATATGAAATTCATTCCGCAGGTGCTCGAAGGGGAGGGGCTGGACAAACTGGTTCATCTGATTCGCAGCTACTTCCGACTGGACGGCCACCATATCCAGTTTAATGTCGTCAACCGGCAGACCCTGCTGGAGGCCCAGAAAAATCCCCAGCAGTATCGCCATTTGATTGTCCGCGTTGCCGGATACAGCGACTATTTTGTGGAGCTCGGCGAAGGCCTGCAGAACGAAATCATCGCCCGCACGGAACAGACATCCATTTGACGGCAGCGATTCTGCATCAGCAGAGACAGACGTCTATTTCAGCAGCCCCAGCTGCTGCGGCAGCCACAGCGACAAGGCGGGAACATAGGAACAGATAAACAATACGACAATCATCGCGGCATAGAAATAGCCGATCTGCCTCATTACCCTTGTCACCGTCGTTTCAGCAATCCCGCAGCCCAGGAACAGACACGTCCCCACCGGCGGCGTGCACAGTCCGATGCACAGATTTGTAATCATAATAATGCCGAAGTGAAGCGGATGGACCCCGAAGGTAGCCACCACCGGCAGAAAAATCGGCGTAAAAATCAGAACCGCCGGCGTCATATCCATAAAGGTCCCCACCGCCAGCAAAATCAGATTAATGATCAGCAGAACCAGAATTCGGTTATGCGTCAGTCCCAGCAGCGAGGCGCTGATATCCTGCGGAATGCGCTCGGCCGCCAGCACCCAGCTCATCGCCATACTCGTGGCAATCAGCAGAAAAACCACCGACGTCATTACTCCGGCCTGCAGCAGAATCCCCGGGATTTCCGACCACTTGACCTCCTTGTAAAACACTACCGCCAGCAGAAACGAATACAGCACTGCCACGGCGGAGGCCTCCGTCGCCGTAAAAATCCCTTTCAGAATCCCGCCCATCACAATTACAATCAGCAGCAAAGCCGGAATTGCCTGAATAAACCGCCTTACCGACTCTCCGGCTTCCAGCGTTTCGCCTTTGCCGTAATTTCGCTTCCAGGAAATCAGGCTGCTGACCAGCATCAGTCCCAGGCCGACCAGAATCCCCGGAATGACCCCCGCCATAAAAATCGCGGCGATGGAAACCGCCCCGCCGGTCGCCAGGGAATACACAATCATCACATTGCTGGGCGGAATCAGCAGTCCGGTCGTGGCCGCTGTAATCGTCACGGAGGCATTAAAATCCCGGTCATAGCCGCGCTTGTTCATCAGCGGAATCATAAAGCCGCCCACACTCGAAACCGCCGCGGCCGCCGAACCGGAAATCGCCCCAAACAGCATACACGTCAGAATATTCACCAGGGCCAGCCCGCCGCGAAAATGCCCCACCAGAACGTTCGCAAAATCAATCAGACGACGAGCAATCCCTCCATGGCCCATAAACAAGCCGGACAGAATAAAAAAGGGAATGGCCAGCAGAGAAAACTCATCAATGCCCGTGGCCATTTTGTGGGCAACCGCCGCAAAAGCCGGCAAATCGCCCATCGCCAGGATGCCCAGCAGCGACGCAATCCCCATCGAAAAGGCCACCGGAACGCCCAGCACCAGCAGAATCACGAAACTGACAACCAGAATCTGAATCGGAAAATCCATTACTGCTCCTCGCCCTGAAAATCATCCGTTTGCTGAACAGACGTTTTGAAAAATTGGATCACTCGCTCACAGAGGCCGATTCCGCCGTACAGAAGCATAAAGAAACCGCTGATGGGAACCGCCAGATACACGTATCCCATCTGGACCCCCAGCGCCGGCGATTTCTGCTGCAGACGCAGCGTGATTTGAACCAGTTCCGTCCCGCCGAGAATCATCAC
Above is a window of Anaerohalosphaeraceae bacterium DNA encoding:
- a CDS encoding glycyl radical protein gives rise to the protein MNERVAKLRAQSVNTKPYISAERAELITDFYQSGVTMEFSPPVVRGLALNYIMSRKHICINEGELIVGERGPAPKATYTYPELCCHTLEDFEIMARRTRTSFDVSEDVKKVYQEKIIPFWKGKTMREKVFAAMSEDWHRAFEAGIFTEFMEQRAPGHAILDDKIYRKGLLDLQDEISQSIRSLDFYGDPEAHAKLQELKGMKLAIDAVLTLARRYAEKAQQLAQSESDPVRKKELEEIAAVCRHVPAYAPRTFREALQAYWFVHLGVITDLNVWDSFNPGRLDQHLYPFYKRELEAGTLTREQAKELLQCFWIKFNNQPAPPKVGITEEQSGTYTDFSLINVGGVDPQTGQDAVNDVSYLILEVVEEMQLVQPSCCIQISAKNPDRFVRRACQVIRTGLGQPSVFNTDVIIREMLHDGKSLFDARSGGPSGCVEVSAFGKESCILTGYCNWPKIFEVTLHNGRDPRTGVQVGPKTGDPETFTTFEQLRDAYKKQLNHFINIKIRGNQIIERLYAEWMPAVFMSVLVDDCIKRGKDYHNGGPRYNTTYIQGVGIGTLTDALTAVKFHVFDRKTLTMRTLLKALEANFEGMEDIQNLLRQAPCYGNDDDYADAVAVDLFNLYYDAINGRPNTKGGKYRINLLPTTVHIYFGQVTGALPNGRKAGLPLSDGISPSQGADTHGPTSVLKSAAKLDHARTGGTLLNMKFIPQVLEGEGLDKLVHLIRSYFRLDGHHIQFNVVNRQTLLEAQKNPQQYRHLIVRVAGYSDYFVELGEGLQNEIIARTEQTSI
- a CDS encoding TRAP transporter large permease produces the protein MDFPIQILVVSFVILLVLGVPVAFSMGIASLLGILAMGDLPAFAAVAHKMATGIDEFSLLAIPFFILSGLFMGHGGIARRLIDFANVLVGHFRGGLALVNILTCMLFGAISGSAAAAVSSVGGFMIPLMNKRGYDRDFNASVTITAATTGLLIPPSNVMIVYSLATGGAVSIAAIFMAGVIPGILVGLGLMLVSSLISWKRNYGKGETLEAGESVRRFIQAIPALLLIVIVMGGILKGIFTATEASAVAVLYSFLLAVVFYKEVKWSEIPGILLQAGVMTSVVFLLIATSMAMSWVLAAERIPQDISASLLGLTHNRILVLLIINLILLAVGTFMDMTPAVLIFTPIFLPVVATFGVHPLHFGIIMITNLCIGLCTPPVGTCLFLGCGIAETTVTRVMRQIGYFYAAMIVVLFICSYVPALSLWLPQQLGLLK